The proteins below are encoded in one region of Triticum aestivum cultivar Chinese Spring chromosome 1B, IWGSC CS RefSeq v2.1, whole genome shotgun sequence:
- the LOC123101593 gene encoding uncharacterized protein: MAMAALRCAAGRRLAGGGRMLPPALSRPRPAAPGLGRPNLTQAFSSHGKEEAGREVLEQIQAKKEKLYDLILRHGYKRNDGSMCYSNVQLMHHLSAHIKPRPESIAWRYLRKVHSFYILWMCLSPGVSAYAIWNIYKAGGSGKSAAQRRHELADNEWGKNLGAVQQGGDELRKKNWIGQGEEVVVC, translated from the exons ATGGCGATGGCGGCTCTCCGATGCGCAGCCGGAAGGAGGCTGGCCGGTGGCGGCCGCATGCTACCGCCGGCGCTCAGCCGGCCTCGTCCCGCCGCTCCCGGCTTGGGCCGCCCGAATCTCACCCAG GCCTTCTCATCGCACGGGAAAGAAGAAGCCGGGAGGGAGGTCCTGGAGCAGATCCAGGCGAAGAAGGAGAAGCTCTACGACCTCATCCTGCGCCACGGCTATAAGCGCAATGACGGCTCCATGTGCTACTCAAACGTCCAGCTCATGCACCATCTCTCCGCGCACATCAAGCCTAGGCCCGAAAGCATCGCGTG GCGTTACCTTCGGAAAGTACATAGCTTCTATATTCTTTGGATGTGCTTAAGCCCTGGCGTAAGCGCCTACGCAATCTGGAATATCTACAAAGCGGGGGGCAGCGGCAAATCCGCTGCTCAGCGCCGACATGAGTTAGCCGACAACGAATGGGGAAAGAACTTGGGTGCTGTTCAACAGGGAGGAGATGAGTTGAGGAAGAAGAATTGGATCGGTCAGGGGGAAGAAGTAGTTGTCTGCTGA